One window of Athalia rosae chromosome 2, iyAthRosa1.1, whole genome shotgun sequence genomic DNA carries:
- the LOC105684597 gene encoding xaa-Pro aminopeptidase 3-like, translating to MKMYLVNKLVKLCSNKLALGHRIRLKYSTNVEISKNVTLQNRNINFLQRSYGQPTAATHPHLIRRGELLPGILLEDFKHRRSKLIENIQKDSSLSQMPDRTHLLIIPSASKVYMSEKIPYVFRQNTDFLYFTGCQEPDSVLVMTVNNDNCSSTLFVRQKDSQSELWDGPRTGVDAATYMFGVDQALPTSEFENYIKSFLRENKNTIVWYDHTEVVQPELEKKLSNFLSQSAKQVFDSLKTFIHDIRLIKTAAEIKLMHESCDIASAAIAKTIAISKPGMTEHQIFATVDYECRMNGAEYLAYPPVVASGNNANVIHYITNNQVVADGDMVLMDAGCEYHGYSSDITRTWPINGTFTPQQRILYEVVLDIQKELIEKLRNMPTLDSIFHEMCLLMGKRLQDVGLIPKSVGHDKLLAAAFSYCPHHASHYLGMDVHDTGKISRSIKVRPGMIVTVEPGIYVNARNKLAPPEFHGLGIRIEDDILITADGPVVLTKNCPKEVHEIEALAKSNQ from the exons ATGAAAATGTACCTCGTCAATAAACTAGTGAAACTATGTTCAAATAAGCTTG CACTAGGACACCGAATAAGGCTCAAATATTCAACAAATGtagaaatatcgaaaaatgtcACATTACAAAACcggaatataaattttctacaacGAAGCTATGGTCAACCAACGGCAGCTACCCATCCACATCTCATCAGAAGAGGTGAATTGTTACCTGGTATCTTGTTAGAGGATTTCAAACATCGCAGATCTAAGCTAATAGAAAATATCCAGAAAGATTCATCTCTATCACAGATGCCAGATCGAACCCATCTTCTGATTATTCCTTCAGCTAGCAAAGTTTATATGTCAGAAAAAATCCCTTATGTGTTCAGACAAAATACGGATTTTCTCTACTTCACCGGTTGTCAAGAACCTGACAGTGTTTTGGTCATGACTGTGAACAATGATAATTGTTCATCAACGTTATTTGTACGACAAAAGGACTCACAATCTGAGTTATGGGATGGCCCGAGAACAGGAGTCGATGCTGCTACCTACATGTTTGGGGTTGATCAAGCACTGCCTACATCAGAATTTGAGAATTACATCAAGTCCTTTCTTCGAGAGAACAAAAACACAATTGTTTGGTACGATCATACAGAAGTAGTACAGCCAgaacttgagaaaaaattatccaacttTCTAAGTCAATCTGCAAAACAGGTATTTGATTCACTGAAAACATTCATACACGATATTAGACTGATCAAGACTGCAGCTGAGATTAAACTCATGCATGAAAGTTGTGATATCGCTTCTGCAGCTATTGCCAAAACAATTGCAATCTCAAAACCTGGAATGACCGAGCATCAGATATTTGCTACTGTCGATTATGAATGCAGAATGAATGGCGCTGAATATTTGGCATACCCACCTGTGGTAGCAAGTGGAAATAATGCTAATGTAATACATTATATCACAAACAATCAAGTTGTAGCAGATGGAGATATGGTTCTGATGGATGCTG GTTGTGAGTATCACGGTTACTCATCAGATATAACAAGGACATGGCCAATAAACGGTACCTTTACCCCTCAGCAAAGAATCTTGTATGAGGTTGTACTCGATATTCAAAAGGAACTGATTGAAAAACTTAGAAATATGCCTACACTAGATTCCATATTCCATGAAATGTGTTTACTCATGGGAAAAAGATTGCAAGATGTGGGATTAATACCTAAGAGTGTTGGCCACGATAAACTATTGGCTGCTGCATTTTCTTATTGTCCCCATCATGCTAGCCATTACTTAGGTATGGATGTACATGATACTGGAAAAATATCTCGATCGATAAAAGTACGACCTGGGATGATCGTTACCGTTGAACCAG GTATTTACGTGAATGCTAGAAATAAATTAGCTCCTCCCGAATTTCATGGACTTGGAATACGAATCGAAGATGATATTTTGATAACTGCAGATGGCCCAGTcgttttgaccaaaaattgtCCTAAGGAAGTTCATGAAATCGAGGCTTTAGCCAAGAGTAACCAATGA
- the LOC105684598 gene encoding bifunctional phosphoribosylaminoimidazole carboxylase/phosphoribosylaminoimidazole succinocarboxamide synthetase — protein sequence MSHKYKLGKLIIEGKTKQVFELADNPELCLLQNKDRITAGDGVKAHDLEGKAAISNATNNKVFELLNQAGIKTAYVQIADETSSISKKCEMIPIEWVTRRLATGSFIKRRTGVPEGYRFNPPLQETFFKDDANHDPQWTEEQIISANFKVNNVLIGRDEVDIMRRTTIAVFEVLERAWATRDCALIDMKIEFGVDSNGDILVADVIDSDSWRLWPSGDKRLMKDKQVYRNLTSVTQADLDTVKRNFKWVVDQLEHLVPPPSSLVVILMGSPSDEEHCRKIAKHAQALGLRAELRVSSAHKATEETLRILAEYEGSGEKVVLIAVAGRSNGLGPVLSGNTPFPVINCPPVKPDNVAQDIWSSLNVPSGLGCTTVLYPESAALAAAQIHALHDHLVWSRLRVKQLTNFVTLKYADKKLRSLKL from the exons ATGTCTCATA AATACAAGCTCGGTAAGCTCATCATCGAAGGAAAGACCAAACAGGTCTTCGAATTAGCGGACAATCCTGAATTATGTTTGCTGCAAAACAAGGATCGCATTACCGCAGGAGACGGCGTGAAAGCCCATGATTTGGAAGGAAAAGCAGCTATTAGTAATGCCACAAACAATAAAGTCTTCGAATTATTGAATCAGGCAGGCATTAAAACAGCTTATGTTCAAATTGCGGATGAAACTTCTTCCATATCAAAGAAATGTGAAATGATCCCGATAGAATGGGTCACCAGAAGATTAGCTACTGGAAGTTTCATCAAAAGGCGTACAG GGGTGCCAGAAGGATATAGATTCAATCCACCGCTCCAAGAAACATTCTTTAAAGATGACGCTAATCATGATCCACAGTGGACCGAAGAGCAAATTATCTCTGCCAATTTCAAAGTGAACAATGTTCTAATCGGTCGAGATGAAGTCGACATTATGAGGCGTACGACTATTGCTGTTTTTGAAGTACTTGAAAGAGCTTGGGCTACGAGAGACTGTGCTCTTATAGACATGAAGATTGAATTTGGCGTTGATAGCAATGGCGATATCTTAGTGGCTGATGTTATTGACAGCGATTCCTGGAGACTCTGGCCCTCCGGTGACAAGAGATTAATGAAAGATAAGCAG GTGTACAGAAATTTGACATCTGTCACACAAGCTGATTTGGATACTGTTAAGCGCAATTTTAAGTGGGTTGTGGATCAGCTTGAACATCTTGTTCCACCACCAAGTTCATTGGTAGTGATCCTTATGGGTTCACCATCTGATGAAGAACATTGCAGAAAAATTGCGAAGCATGCTCAAGCCTTAGGGTTGAGAGCTGAACTCAGAGTTAGCAGTGCCCATAAAGCAACTGAAGAAACGCTCCGAATTCTTGCCGAATATGAAGGAAGTGGTGAAAAG GTGGTGCTGATTGCTGTGGCGGGGAGAAGTAATGGATTGGGTCCTGTTCTCTCTGGCAATACTCCCTTCCCTGTCATCAATTGTCCTCCGGTGAAGCCTGACAACGTTGCTCAAGACATTTGGTCATCTCTTAACGTACCTTCAG GACTCGGTTGCACAACGGTTTTGTATCCTGAAAGTGCAGCATTGGCAGCAGCACAAATTCATGCACTGCATGATCATCTCGTATGGTCACGTTTACGAGTGAAGCAATTAACGAACTTTGTTACTCTGAAGTATGCTGACAAGAAACTTAGAAGCCTGAAGCTTTAA
- the LOC105684596 gene encoding amidophosphoribosyltransferase-like isoform X1: MNYYKLQNLNSGSANMSCDKQEDDCNEALSRLTVQTIKPRRPRSKGETRGQKSSGLTHECGVFGCIAAGDWPSQVDVAQVICLGLVALQHRGQESAGIVTSKGVCAKSFHVHKGMGMISNIFNDENIRRLRGNLGIGHTRYSTSAASEEVNCQPFVVHTAHGALAVAHNGELVNTESLRKMVLSRGVGLSTHSDSELITQALCLNPPEGEISGPDWPARIKHLMQLAPLSYSLVIMHRDRIYGVRDPYGNRPLCLGKIVPIGNLANESDDDDEADGWVISSESCGFLSIGARYVREVFPGEIVELTREGIKTIDIVERPDKKPQAFCIFEYVYFARSDSIFEGQMVYSVRMECGKVLAIESPVEGDIVSSVPESGTAAAHGYARQSMIPFAEVLCKNRYVGRTFIQPSTRLRQLGVAKKFGALSENVKGKRLILIDDSIVRGNTIGPIIKLLRDAGVKEVHIRIASPPLKYPCYMGINIPTREELVANKLDNLKLAKAVGADSLTYLSVKGLVQAVRHGMDNRDCNYIGHCTACLTGEYPDELAGDLDW; encoded by the exons ATGAATTACTACAAACTACAAAATTTAAACTCAG GATCAGCAAACATGTCCTGTGATAAGCAGGAAGATGATTGCAACGAAGCACTGTCTCGACTAACTGTGCAAACCATCAAACCGAGGCGACCTCGTAGTAAGGGTGAAACTCGTGGACAAAAGTCATCTGGATTAACACATGAGTGTGGTGTTTTTGGATGCATTGCTGCTGGTGACTGGCCGTCGCAGGTCGATGTTGCACAAGTCATTTGTTTAG GGCTCGTAGCTCTGCAGCATCGAGGTCAAGAGAGTGCAGGAATTGTGACAAGTAAAGGTGTTTGCGCAAAATCATTCCACGTTCACAAGGGAATGGGAATGATTAGCAATATTTTCAATGACGAAAATATTAGAAGATTGAGGGGAAATTTAGGAATAGGCCATACGAGGTACAGTACAAGCGCTGCAAGCGAAGAAGTTAATTGTCAGCCATTTGTCGTTCACACAGCTCACGGAGCACTTGCTGTGGCACACAACGGGGAGTTGGTTAACACGGAATCTCTCAGGAAGATG GTACTCAGTCGAGGAGTTGGATTATCAACGCATTCTGATTCAGAACTCATCACACAAGCTTTATGTCTCAATCCTCCAGAAGGTGAAATTAGCGGACCCGATTGGCCAGCACGAATCAAACATCTGATGCAACTGGCTCCATTGTCCTATTCTCTGGTCATTATGCATCGAGACAGAATTTATGGAGTCCGAGATCCATATGGAAACCGACCTCTCTGTCTAGGAAAAATTGTTCCCATCGGTAACCTTg CCAACGAATCAGATGATGACGATGAGGCTGATGGTTGGGTGATCTCCTCCGAGTCGTGTGGCTTTTTAAGTATCGGTGCTAGATACGTTCGAGAAGTTTTCCCAGGTGAAATCGTCGAACTCACCCGGGAAGGAATTAAAACCATTGATATTGTTGAAAGACCAGACAAAAAGCCACAAGCATTTTGTATATTTGAATATGTGTACTTTGCACGTAGTGACAGTATTTTTGAAG GTCAGATGGTGTACTCTGTCAGAATGGAGTGTGGAAAAGTATTAGCCATCGAATCTCCTGTAGAGGGTGATATTGTAAGTTCAGTTCCTGAGTCTGGAACAGCAGCAGCTCATGGATATGCTAGACAG TCAATGATACCATTTGCTGAGGTACTGTGCAAAAATAGATATGTCGGTAGAACCTTTATTCAGCCGAGCACAAGATTGAGACAGCTAGGAGTTGCTAAAAAGTTTGGTGCATTGTCAGAGAATGTTAAAGGAAAACGTCTTATATTAATCGATGACTCAATTGTCAGAGGTAACACGATTGGTCCTATCATCAAACTCTTGCGTGATGCTGGTGTTAAAGAG GTGCATATAAGAATTGCTTCACCGCCGCTCAAATACCCCTGTTATATGGGAATAAATATTCCAACACGTGAAGAGTTAGTTGCGAATAAATTGGACAACTTGAAGCTAGCTAAAGCTGTCGGTGCTGACAGCTTAACTTATCTATCAGTCAAGGGGCTAGTTCAAGCAGTGAGACACGGCATGGACAATAGAGATTGCAATTATATTGGACATTGCACAGCATGCCTAACCGGAGAATATCCCGATGAGTTGGCGGGTGACTTGGATTGGTAA
- the LOC105684596 gene encoding amidophosphoribosyltransferase-like isoform X2, which translates to MSCDKQEDDCNEALSRLTVQTIKPRRPRSKGETRGQKSSGLTHECGVFGCIAAGDWPSQVDVAQVICLGLVALQHRGQESAGIVTSKGVCAKSFHVHKGMGMISNIFNDENIRRLRGNLGIGHTRYSTSAASEEVNCQPFVVHTAHGALAVAHNGELVNTESLRKMVLSRGVGLSTHSDSELITQALCLNPPEGEISGPDWPARIKHLMQLAPLSYSLVIMHRDRIYGVRDPYGNRPLCLGKIVPIGNLANESDDDDEADGWVISSESCGFLSIGARYVREVFPGEIVELTREGIKTIDIVERPDKKPQAFCIFEYVYFARSDSIFEGQMVYSVRMECGKVLAIESPVEGDIVSSVPESGTAAAHGYARQSMIPFAEVLCKNRYVGRTFIQPSTRLRQLGVAKKFGALSENVKGKRLILIDDSIVRGNTIGPIIKLLRDAGVKEVHIRIASPPLKYPCYMGINIPTREELVANKLDNLKLAKAVGADSLTYLSVKGLVQAVRHGMDNRDCNYIGHCTACLTGEYPDELAGDLDW; encoded by the exons ATGTCCTGTGATAAGCAGGAAGATGATTGCAACGAAGCACTGTCTCGACTAACTGTGCAAACCATCAAACCGAGGCGACCTCGTAGTAAGGGTGAAACTCGTGGACAAAAGTCATCTGGATTAACACATGAGTGTGGTGTTTTTGGATGCATTGCTGCTGGTGACTGGCCGTCGCAGGTCGATGTTGCACAAGTCATTTGTTTAG GGCTCGTAGCTCTGCAGCATCGAGGTCAAGAGAGTGCAGGAATTGTGACAAGTAAAGGTGTTTGCGCAAAATCATTCCACGTTCACAAGGGAATGGGAATGATTAGCAATATTTTCAATGACGAAAATATTAGAAGATTGAGGGGAAATTTAGGAATAGGCCATACGAGGTACAGTACAAGCGCTGCAAGCGAAGAAGTTAATTGTCAGCCATTTGTCGTTCACACAGCTCACGGAGCACTTGCTGTGGCACACAACGGGGAGTTGGTTAACACGGAATCTCTCAGGAAGATG GTACTCAGTCGAGGAGTTGGATTATCAACGCATTCTGATTCAGAACTCATCACACAAGCTTTATGTCTCAATCCTCCAGAAGGTGAAATTAGCGGACCCGATTGGCCAGCACGAATCAAACATCTGATGCAACTGGCTCCATTGTCCTATTCTCTGGTCATTATGCATCGAGACAGAATTTATGGAGTCCGAGATCCATATGGAAACCGACCTCTCTGTCTAGGAAAAATTGTTCCCATCGGTAACCTTg CCAACGAATCAGATGATGACGATGAGGCTGATGGTTGGGTGATCTCCTCCGAGTCGTGTGGCTTTTTAAGTATCGGTGCTAGATACGTTCGAGAAGTTTTCCCAGGTGAAATCGTCGAACTCACCCGGGAAGGAATTAAAACCATTGATATTGTTGAAAGACCAGACAAAAAGCCACAAGCATTTTGTATATTTGAATATGTGTACTTTGCACGTAGTGACAGTATTTTTGAAG GTCAGATGGTGTACTCTGTCAGAATGGAGTGTGGAAAAGTATTAGCCATCGAATCTCCTGTAGAGGGTGATATTGTAAGTTCAGTTCCTGAGTCTGGAACAGCAGCAGCTCATGGATATGCTAGACAG TCAATGATACCATTTGCTGAGGTACTGTGCAAAAATAGATATGTCGGTAGAACCTTTATTCAGCCGAGCACAAGATTGAGACAGCTAGGAGTTGCTAAAAAGTTTGGTGCATTGTCAGAGAATGTTAAAGGAAAACGTCTTATATTAATCGATGACTCAATTGTCAGAGGTAACACGATTGGTCCTATCATCAAACTCTTGCGTGATGCTGGTGTTAAAGAG GTGCATATAAGAATTGCTTCACCGCCGCTCAAATACCCCTGTTATATGGGAATAAATATTCCAACACGTGAAGAGTTAGTTGCGAATAAATTGGACAACTTGAAGCTAGCTAAAGCTGTCGGTGCTGACAGCTTAACTTATCTATCAGTCAAGGGGCTAGTTCAAGCAGTGAGACACGGCATGGACAATAGAGATTGCAATTATATTGGACATTGCACAGCATGCCTAACCGGAGAATATCCCGATGAGTTGGCGGGTGACTTGGATTGGTAA
- the LOC105684599 gene encoding uncharacterized protein LOC105684599 isoform X2: MQINGRFYEGTYHDAVGTYMFFEKDESPTVDDPVFDTPPTLKYFAKTRKLLKMERVFAMQRTEVLGDSDHNYCIPNMDTIREAGVPPKYQNDALQFWEKMRNDRMQALTTYLEKQQIREEKRLQGIELDSESDDDNPFAMYKPKKSKDMQTTAQNAEWQSTKSDRLEDTTESEDTDVTNILNKIMELDPHLGETENCSNKPFQKLTVIDPGPSTSKLIDSDKPLLAVKKKKKTYKVTSRTHQTDVFKKPNKRAPRSKKSVNVSISSQNTDKSGQLYSPQSEVELLDTGDQQSPQMLSNTNESEKDRIPPHVTGTNMKNVCLVSRRLEKQAKREAKMKEISERLKTHKEELLKMKNSNRSLPNSEAKDL, from the exons ATGCAGATCAACGGAAGG TTCTACGAAGGCACCTATCATGATGCTGTCGGAACTTACATGTTTTTTGAGAAGGATGAATCACCAACTGTAGATGATCCAGTATTTGATACACCTCCAACGCtaaaatattttgcaaaaaCAAGAAAGCTGCTCAAAATGGAAAGGGTGTTTGCTATGCAAAGAACTGAAGTCTTGGGAGATTCTGATCACAATTATTGCATCCCCAACATGGATACCATCCGAGAAGCAGGTGTACCACCGAAGTATCAAAATGATG CTCTGCAGTTCTGGGAAAAAATGCGTAATGATAGGATGCAAGCATTAACTACATATTTAGAAAAGCAGCAGATTCGGGAAGAAAAGCGATTGCAGGGTATTGAGCTTGATTCTGAATCTGATGACGACAATCCATTTGCTATGTATAAACCAAAGAAGAGTAAAGACATGCAAACTACAGCCCAAAATGCGGAGTGGCAGTCAACCAAGTCAGATAGATTAGAAGACACTACCGAATCAGAAGATACAGACGTCACAAATATATTAAACAAGATAATGGAACTAGACCCACATCTAGGAGAGACTGAAAATTGCTCAAATAAACCTTTCCAGAAGTTGACAGTCATAGATCCTGGCCCGTCAACTTCCAAGCTTATTGATTCTGATAAGCCCTTGTTggctgttaaaaaaaaaaagaaaacatataAAGTTACATCTAGAACACATCAAACAGACGTATTTAAAAAGCCAAATAAAAGAGCTCCAAGATCAAAGAAATCTGTGAATGTTTCTATATCAAGTCAAAATACAGATAAAAGTGGCCAACTTTATTCTCCACAATCCGAGGTAGAGTTGCTTGATACTGGAGACCAACAATCTCCACAAATGCTATCAAACACAAATGAGAGTGAAAAAGATCGTATACCGCCCCATGTAACGGGTACCAATATGAAGAACGTGTGTCTTGTATCGCGAAGATTGGAAAAACAAGCAAAACGTGAAgctaaaatgaaagaaatttcagaAAGGCTTAAAACACATAAAgaagaattattaaaaatgaagaattccAATAGATCGCTTCCAAATTCAGAGGCTAAAGATTTATAG
- the LOC105684599 gene encoding uncharacterized protein LOC105684599 isoform X1 has protein sequence MRLEMSDSEGGNLSEDENEILVYVEFEGYVDSSTFKNDKLKLDIAGIDSDCPIMQINGRFYEGTYHDAVGTYMFFEKDESPTVDDPVFDTPPTLKYFAKTRKLLKMERVFAMQRTEVLGDSDHNYCIPNMDTIREAGVPPKYQNDALQFWEKMRNDRMQALTTYLEKQQIREEKRLQGIELDSESDDDNPFAMYKPKKSKDMQTTAQNAEWQSTKSDRLEDTTESEDTDVTNILNKIMELDPHLGETENCSNKPFQKLTVIDPGPSTSKLIDSDKPLLAVKKKKKTYKVTSRTHQTDVFKKPNKRAPRSKKSVNVSISSQNTDKSGQLYSPQSEVELLDTGDQQSPQMLSNTNESEKDRIPPHVTGTNMKNVCLVSRRLEKQAKREAKMKEISERLKTHKEELLKMKNSNRSLPNSEAKDL, from the exons ATGAG GTTAGAAATGTCCGACTCTGAGGGCGGTAATTTATccgaagatgaaaatgaaatattggTATATGTTGAATTTGAAGGATACGTTGACAGTAGCACTTTCAAAAATGACAAACTCAAGCTTGACATTGCTGGTATCGACTCAGATTGTCCAATTATGCAGATCAACGGAAGG TTCTACGAAGGCACCTATCATGATGCTGTCGGAACTTACATGTTTTTTGAGAAGGATGAATCACCAACTGTAGATGATCCAGTATTTGATACACCTCCAACGCtaaaatattttgcaaaaaCAAGAAAGCTGCTCAAAATGGAAAGGGTGTTTGCTATGCAAAGAACTGAAGTCTTGGGAGATTCTGATCACAATTATTGCATCCCCAACATGGATACCATCCGAGAAGCAGGTGTACCACCGAAGTATCAAAATGATG CTCTGCAGTTCTGGGAAAAAATGCGTAATGATAGGATGCAAGCATTAACTACATATTTAGAAAAGCAGCAGATTCGGGAAGAAAAGCGATTGCAGGGTATTGAGCTTGATTCTGAATCTGATGACGACAATCCATTTGCTATGTATAAACCAAAGAAGAGTAAAGACATGCAAACTACAGCCCAAAATGCGGAGTGGCAGTCAACCAAGTCAGATAGATTAGAAGACACTACCGAATCAGAAGATACAGACGTCACAAATATATTAAACAAGATAATGGAACTAGACCCACATCTAGGAGAGACTGAAAATTGCTCAAATAAACCTTTCCAGAAGTTGACAGTCATAGATCCTGGCCCGTCAACTTCCAAGCTTATTGATTCTGATAAGCCCTTGTTggctgttaaaaaaaaaaagaaaacatataAAGTTACATCTAGAACACATCAAACAGACGTATTTAAAAAGCCAAATAAAAGAGCTCCAAGATCAAAGAAATCTGTGAATGTTTCTATATCAAGTCAAAATACAGATAAAAGTGGCCAACTTTATTCTCCACAATCCGAGGTAGAGTTGCTTGATACTGGAGACCAACAATCTCCACAAATGCTATCAAACACAAATGAGAGTGAAAAAGATCGTATACCGCCCCATGTAACGGGTACCAATATGAAGAACGTGTGTCTTGTATCGCGAAGATTGGAAAAACAAGCAAAACGTGAAgctaaaatgaaagaaatttcagaAAGGCTTAAAACACATAAAgaagaattattaaaaatgaagaattccAATAGATCGCTTCCAAATTCAGAGGCTAAAGATTTATAG
- the LOC105684588 gene encoding E3 SUMO-protein ligase NSE2-like isoform X1: MESMNVLSKEVYNMYLQTAANIISYVDDEQQKKVLNNLTDMVKRSCMLDTKLQRSCEILDSYSAQQNDPGEEAEILDCEETLQKFKNEIAGINTSVSKHKRFLDFKHQLGVFLDAAQPKSNASIEDDDLVVTQKEINVIDPITKKRMVDPVTNTICGHVYERTSIQALLKNNSRTKCPVAGCANKHWISPDHLQTDILTKNYLEKNFE, from the exons ATGGAGAGTATGAATGTATTATCTAAAGAGGTGTACAATATGTATTTACAAACAGCCGCTAATATCATCAGCTATGTTG ATGACGAGCAACAGAAAAAGGTATTAAATAACCTAACCGACATGGTTAAAAGAAGTTGTATGTTGGATACAAAACTGCAACGATCATGTGAAATATTAGATAGTTACTCCGCTCAACAAAATGACCCTGGTGAGGAGGCAGAAATACTTGATTGTGAAGAAACTTTGCAA aaattcaaaaacgaaATAGCTGGCATTAACACAAGTGTTTCAAAGCATAAAAGATTTCTGGACTTCAAACATCAACTTGGTGTCTTCCTGGACG CAGCCCAACCGAAAAGCAATGCTTCTATCGAAGATGACGATCTGGTTGTGActcaaaaagaaattaatgtcATTGATCctataacaaaaaaacggaTGGTCGATCCAGTCACAAATACTATTTGTGGTCATGTTTATGAAAGGACAAGTATTCAAGCGTTATTGAAGAACAACAGTCGTACCAA GTGTCCAGTTGCTGGGTGTGCAAATAAACACTGGATATCACCAGATCATCTTCAAACTGACATCCTTACCAAAAATtatctagaaaaaaatttcgagtaa
- the LOC105684588 gene encoding E3 SUMO-protein ligase NSE2-like isoform X2, whose translation MESMNVLSKEVYNMYLQTAANIISYVDDEQQKKVLNNLTDMVKRSCMLDTKLQRSCEILDSYSAQQNDPGEEAEILDCEETLQKFKNEIAGINTSVSKHKRFLDFKHQLGVFLDAQPKSNASIEDDDLVVTQKEINVIDPITKKRMVDPVTNTICGHVYERTSIQALLKNNSRTKCPVAGCANKHWISPDHLQTDILTKNYLEKNFE comes from the exons ATGGAGAGTATGAATGTATTATCTAAAGAGGTGTACAATATGTATTTACAAACAGCCGCTAATATCATCAGCTATGTTG ATGACGAGCAACAGAAAAAGGTATTAAATAACCTAACCGACATGGTTAAAAGAAGTTGTATGTTGGATACAAAACTGCAACGATCATGTGAAATATTAGATAGTTACTCCGCTCAACAAAATGACCCTGGTGAGGAGGCAGAAATACTTGATTGTGAAGAAACTTTGCAA aaattcaaaaacgaaATAGCTGGCATTAACACAAGTGTTTCAAAGCATAAAAGATTTCTGGACTTCAAACATCAACTTGGTGTCTTCCTGGACG CCCAACCGAAAAGCAATGCTTCTATCGAAGATGACGATCTGGTTGTGActcaaaaagaaattaatgtcATTGATCctataacaaaaaaacggaTGGTCGATCCAGTCACAAATACTATTTGTGGTCATGTTTATGAAAGGACAAGTATTCAAGCGTTATTGAAGAACAACAGTCGTACCAA GTGTCCAGTTGCTGGGTGTGCAAATAAACACTGGATATCACCAGATCATCTTCAAACTGACATCCTTACCAAAAATtatctagaaaaaaatttcgagtaa
- the LOC105684588 gene encoding E3 SUMO-protein ligase NSE2-like isoform X3, producing the protein MVKRSCMLDTKLQRSCEILDSYSAQQNDPGEEAEILDCEETLQKFKNEIAGINTSVSKHKRFLDFKHQLGVFLDAAQPKSNASIEDDDLVVTQKEINVIDPITKKRMVDPVTNTICGHVYERTSIQALLKNNSRTKCPVAGCANKHWISPDHLQTDILTKNYLEKNFE; encoded by the exons ATGGTTAAAAGAAGTTGTATGTTGGATACAAAACTGCAACGATCATGTGAAATATTAGATAGTTACTCCGCTCAACAAAATGACCCTGGTGAGGAGGCAGAAATACTTGATTGTGAAGAAACTTTGCAA aaattcaaaaacgaaATAGCTGGCATTAACACAAGTGTTTCAAAGCATAAAAGATTTCTGGACTTCAAACATCAACTTGGTGTCTTCCTGGACG CAGCCCAACCGAAAAGCAATGCTTCTATCGAAGATGACGATCTGGTTGTGActcaaaaagaaattaatgtcATTGATCctataacaaaaaaacggaTGGTCGATCCAGTCACAAATACTATTTGTGGTCATGTTTATGAAAGGACAAGTATTCAAGCGTTATTGAAGAACAACAGTCGTACCAA GTGTCCAGTTGCTGGGTGTGCAAATAAACACTGGATATCACCAGATCATCTTCAAACTGACATCCTTACCAAAAATtatctagaaaaaaatttcgagtaa